In the genome of Onychostoma macrolepis isolate SWU-2019 chromosome 10, ASM1243209v1, whole genome shotgun sequence, the window aataaaactaagggggtgcttatccttgttaaccgaaagttaaatttaacaattgaacactTTGGTAGTGATGAGAAGGGTAGGTTCGTTTTTAtccgatgcaaaatatataataataggttagcattggtctctatttatggtccgaatgagacagacagtgcgttccttacacagatttccaaaacattacttgagcagactgactgcccattagtggtgggtggtgattttaatgctgtcataaatcctgctttagataaatctcagtctgatacaacagccaatccatcctctaaattactgaataaatttatcacggagctcaacttaatcgatctttggagaattcagaatactaaagctaaggaattaacttttttttctaatagacataagactttctctaggatagactacatatttctcagcccatctttaatttcgtctaattcctccatctctatattaccaattttattatctgatcattctgctgtgttgtgcagtgttcctcTTTCCAATGTTAAAGCCAAAGcccctagatggcgctttaacatatcattaagtaatcagactttcattacttcactaaaagaatatattaaggaatttcttgaaatcaatatgccctctgatgtggatcctcaaataatgtgggaatCGACTAAGTGTGCTatacgaggattctgtatatctttttcttctactcttgccaaagcgattttttttttttttttttttttttttttaatcaatttctaattttatcaattagaaaataaaatccaatcattacaaaacctacaaaaacaacattttactgagcaacaggctacacaattgtcctctttaaaagaagaatatgatttactttcacactcaaaggcggaatttattttacataggactaggcaaaaatattattttgaatcagagagacctagtcatttATTGGTCCTTATGTTGAAAGAAtgcgagtctaaggcatatattagcgcaataaaatcatcggatgATCAGGTCACCACGAAACCTGTGgcaattaattacatatttaaaggtttttacatgaatctgtaCAAAGCcaaaacagattttgatgaaccaatttgtaagcagtatttagataaattggaactgcctcagatctcacagatggataaagaatctttggaggccccattaagtttggaggagcttcacgtctctctaaaaagccttcaaaagggtAAATCGCcgggtctagatggtctcccccctgaattatatttgggatttggtagggacacttatacttaattcatttaattttgcaattgaacatggggtattttatagagatcaaaaaacatcactgatttcattacttcttaaaaagggaaagatccattagattgttccagctacagaccgatttcgcttatcccatgtgatcttaaaatctatgctaaagtttttgcttttcgtatggagaaggtaattcatagtctgatcaaggaggaccaaaccggttttatcaaggggcgcaatgcatctgacaatatgcgtcgactccttcatattcttgactttgcagactcccacccgaccccttgtgcggtcttttcacttgatgcagaaaaagcctttgacaggctagagtggaattatatgtgggcagttctgcaatgtttcggcttcggtgaacacttcatttctatgattaagacattataccacacacctgcagcatcagtcataactggtaatattatcTCCCCCCCCCCCGTTCCCTTTGCAGCGGGGAACAAGGCAGGGATGTCCACTTTCCcctttattgttttgtctatctcttgaacccttagcacaagccatcaggaaatctgaagtatcgattaagattcatgatcataatcatagtatttcgttctatgctgatgatattattctatatttagaccactttgatgtttcagtctctagtgtaattaaggaatttgatcattttagtagtttatcaggatataaaataaaatctggagcaaatctgctttaatgccaattaacaatgttaaagttaattcttctattccctcatttatccctattaaggaatctatttgggcattaccatatataaaaatattcataagattgccagagacaatttaaataatattttagttaaggtcaaaaatgacattcaaagatggaagaatattaaagtctctcttcaaggaagaatatccacagttaagatgaatttgttacctcgatttaatttttttttctctatgctaccactttctccccctccaggttactttaaggagatcaactccataatttctaaatttatctggaatgataaatgccccagaattaaacttaccacattacaacatcctaatagcgcaggaggactggctgtaccaaattttgaattgtattattggtctttccagcttaaggctcttcataattgggttgatcctcaatctacagtttcttggagagtgattgaagctgacaaggttaaaccaaatagactccaagatatgttatttactggcacaggaaaaaaaggggataattataagtttggtccggttgtggccaactctattaaaatctggaaaacggtggaacgtcggataggaggaaccttcaaattttgtaacagtacacctttatggcacaattttaattttgtatgcgaaaatcgtccatttgtccaaccctcttggtcctctttaggtgtaaacacgtacggtgatatatatgataaccagggcctatgttcatttcagacattaagaaccaaattttgtctaccagcatccacatattttgtctttcttcaatttgTCTttcgttctgctctcaaagcgtatggtgttccttgggcatctcccatctcctctcatcctatgcaggattggattgcaccatctgttggtcggccgtctgtttctttaatatataataagattattgattgcattacaaaacctctttctattaaaactatttggaatagggaattatctgaccttaatttatctgtcgactgggagagagtttaacatctaaaactAATCTAAACTAATCTCATTAATCTAAACACATCTAAAAATCTGACTCATcatcttattcacttcaaagtcattcatagagcatacataactccttacaaaagatttaaaaagaaactacaaccgaatctcaactgccatatatgtaatactacatcatcaggtacttttctgcatatgttttgggaatgtcctgtcgtcatcagtctatggacacatgtacacctggttttatcatccttacTGCAAATTGATTGGTCTcttaatccaagtttgtgtcttcttaatgatgattctggtctctgtataagttcagtgcaaaagagaatgttgttagctggttttacagctgtgaagaagacaataatacaaaactggtttacaccgcacatgtgtggaaaaacatattggatccgtagcctcctgcaaatagtgacttgtgaatgtacaacagcacgaatcaatggggccaagccttctaccattgatgcttggcagtgctttctctttgatatacgtgactgtataaaggagtaacttttgtgtttttcttgtccttccctctctccctccctttgactggactttgagatattgagtatgtgtctgttgttttttattgtttttattttttttttattttgggtgttatgtatgaacaataaaaaaatgttgataacaaaaaaaaaaaagcacatgtacaggcccgtctgaagttctTTACTCTTCGCTACTACTTACCTGATACTAACCTGTTTGTGTACTTACCTCCTGTTTATCTCCATCGTTGATTCCCTGGATCCCCATCGTCCGCTCCACTCCGTTGATCATCCACTCTCTCCTCCACCAGCACTCTGGGGTGTGTGCTGCTACTCAGCATCCACGAGTTCCTGGCAAGAACAAGCTTATCCTTTCTCCATAGCATCAAGTATCCAAGACTCTACTCACCTTCATCGACTGCTTACCCATTGCTGAATTCAATAAACATAATGTTGTATTATAATCCTCTGTGTCCAGTCTGCTTCCCTAACACCTATGACCCGAAGAACACCATCTCCACCGTCAAACAtagaggtggaaacattatgctttgggggtgtttttctgctaaggggcaacatgatctcacagaattccgtgtaatgttcactgacttaattaacctccgaatctgtggtggcatcacggaatcgccgaaaattccgtgatgggctcacagaagtgataccaatgtaagtcagtgacaggcatcagccgtgctccacgcactgaaacccttagcatcaatatgccgacgcgatactggggaatttatcgtcatcattattgttcagaactgggtaggtttagggtaggggtggggtcaggtactctagtgaaagtataactgcatcggcgtcactctttttacgtggtccgatgcagagctggtgttgaaccagtgaatccgtgcatggaccacagctgatgccttctgtgagcccatcacggaattttcggcgatttccgtgatgccaccacagattcggggttaattaagtctgtgaacattacacggaattctgtgagatcaggttgtaaggggacaggacaactgcaccccatcaaagggacgatggatggggccatgtaccgtcagggccagggcattgaaaatgggtcgtggatgggtattccagcatgacaatgacccaaaacacacggccaaggcaacaaagaagtggctcaagaagaagcacattaaggtcctggagtggcctagtcagtctccagaccttaatcccatagaaaatctgtggagggagctgaaggttcgagttgccaaacgttaccctcgaaaccttaatgaatTGGaaaggatctgcaaagaggagtaggacaaaatccctcctgagatctGTGCAAACCTgttggccaactacaagaaacttCTGACCTCTATGATTGCCAAccagggttttgccaccaagtactaagtcatgttttgtgaagtggtcaaatacttatttgactcattaaaatgcaaatcaaattacaacttttttgaattgcatttttctggatttgtttcttactgttcaaataaacctaccatttaaaattatagactggtCATCTCTtcgtcagtgggcaaacgtacaaaatcagcaggggatcaaataatttgttTTCCCCACTGTATTTGTCAGTTGCATACAGTACATCATTGAGGATGTCTCGTTAAATAAAAGTCATCATTATAAATATGACTGTTATTCCTTGTAAAGCctaattactgtaatttcttTCTTACTTTTGAATGTAATGGATGCTTTTTTGAAATTAGACAATCTCTATGACTTATGCAGCCATTGCAGCCTTCAAAATCAGACACAGGCCATGTATGGAACTGTTTGAAATTGTAGCCCTACCTAACCAAATAGTGTTGCTGATACTACTGACTGACTAATTTCAGAACCATTTGGGCTAGAAATGGAAAAGCACTTAATTCACATGAGAAGATGAGTTTGagattgatatatttttttttttttttgggatctTGAACAGTTATTGTTCTTCTTGGCTTAAATTCTCTGTTACAAGGCATGATGTAACCAGGTAcaacatttacaatatttaagaGACATTTTTGTCAAGAGAAAACACTCGGACCAAAGCTAAAAACTACATGCACATTCACATTGGATGCAGTAGGTTGAAAAAGTAAGTGTATGTTACTCTATCATAGAAAACCTTtagcatttttgtttaaaaatatacactcaAAATACATTAGGTTATGCATAGAAGTTGTTACATATAGGCCTGTGTGCTGTATCCtgcattttttatataatgttatttaacaGAATATGTAAAAGCTGTTGTAAGGCACTGTATTGAGTACTGTGTGCAGGGTTTACACAGCCgtttataatatttgtatattgcattaattttgttaaattaacgaggcataatttaatcattatttttaattaatttagttcACTGTGGCACATGCTTACATGGTCTGTGATCATCATAAAACACCTATGTGACCTTTAGCACAGAATGGTGAGAATTATTGActgcacaaaataataaagatatatatacatTCACAATACATATAAGAACAAAAAACAGTGTTCACTATTCAATAGCTGTGCAGTTCTCTCACAAATACAGCTAATCATTattcagaaaagcatttataaaAGATGTTATATTGAAAGCAAATGTAAttcaaatgttgttgttttttcttttcttttgatttgCTGTTAACCTAAAATATTACAATGGAAAGGTGAACACTGAattcaaaatttatatttagaatCTTCACTGAAATTGTTATTCTTAATCACAAATCAGCTCTACTAGGTTTCGGACCAAAGGTTTTAAAAGTTTTGGCCTGTTTACAACACAATTTCTCTTACAAGTACAGACAAAATCAAACTTGATCACAGCTGATAAACAGTGAGATTAAAgctatactttttattttttaaattctccTGCTGCATTTTACTCTTCTTTCTGTGGTTGCGTTCACCTTGCTGCGTTTGTACAGTTCTTTTATTGATTGCATGACCTCCTCTGTCTTTAGAGTGTATATAATGGGATTCAGCATAGGTGGTATTGTCTGCGTCAGGGAATTGTTAATTATCCGGGCGTTTGGATGCAAAGGTGTTATTATCGATGCAATATTATTGCTCAAAATCGGGATATAAAAAATTGCCACCAACATGAGATGTGACGTACAGGTTTTTATGGCCTTGATACGGTCAACACCATGGGGAATCTTAAACAAAACCAGAGCAAtgcagaaatatgaaatgaagaTCAAAATCAGTGGCGTAAAAATCAGAAGACTATAGCAAATTTTACCCAACAAAATATTTAGAGAATTATCATTACAAGCTATTCTATAGATAGGGCcataatcacaaaaataactATCGAGCACATTAGATCCACAAAAACAAAGTCTATTCACAGAACTTACaagtacagaaaaaaatgtcaCAGAAAAAATCCATATCACCCCTATGATCAGAAACATGGCTGGTTTGGTTACAATGGCATGATACCGTAGAGGAAAACAAATAGCAACCAGTCTATCATAAGCCAAGACAAGTATTGTTAAAGACTGCAGATTCATGAAATGATAtacaaaaaacatatatatcAAGCATGCTTCATATGAAATGTCCTGGtgctcaaataaaaatgtgtcaaTGACTTTTGGAATTAAAGCTGAGCTTCCACACAGATCAGAAAGGGCCAAATGAAAAACAGCAATGTATTTGGCTGTGTGGAGTCTGTGGGccaaatatataatacacatgATAAATGAATTCCCTAAAACAGTCACAACATACACTAAAGACAGGAACACATAGTAGTATTTTGCCTGTGGGATATTAAAAAAGCCattgatgaaaaatgttgcaGGACGAACAAAGGCCACTTTTGCAGAGGAGTTTGAGTGTATGGAGCTCATGATACCTGTTGTCTGATATTTTATATCACCTGTGATTAAAAGACATTACAGAAAAGCGTTCAATAGCAAAGAATATTCaagtaattatttaattaccAGTCACAGTGCTTTTATGGACAAACATgtttgaatgttattttatataatcttattgaactaataataaaataatctttcaGAAAAATCATTAGAAAGAATCAGAAGGAACACATGGTCTATACTCTACCTTCTCCAAACTGGAACCATCTCATTAATTTACCAGCCATCAGACAAATTTATAGTTAGATTACTCTTGAGTTTAGGACTCTCTCTATAGACCTGCATAGATACTCCTGCCCCTTTATCCTCAAGCTTGGAAAATTCAGAGTGCTACTGTACACAGAGAATCACTGTTAGCCATCAAGCTAATGGTACCATGTTAATTATGGGTGAATTGAAGGTAGCCTATTGTATGTTATCAGAATTTATTATGGTAATGGGTAAATTGTCACAGGGTGCTTTGCTTAGATCAAGAGCGCGACACAGAGGAAATCTAATACCACAGTCTTTAGTATATCCACAGGGAAACGAACATATAAAATCCAGAAAAAGTTCAAAACAGCAAAGCAAATGTATCCAACAATAATAACCGACAAACTCAAACTGAAAGGACAGAGATGTAAATTTCTTTCACAAGACATAGGTGAACTAACATAATcaaaggggaaacagaaactaggtcaaagAACAATACTAGAGAGGCAACCAAAGTCAAAACAAATTGATATTGTGACAGATCACCCCCTCTCCCGGAAGGTGCGACCTCGAGCTGCAGAGAAGAAAGACAGCCGAGGGATGGCGACACGGGATGGCGACAAGGGATGGCGAAGGGCTGGCAGAAAGTCTGGCAGGCAGACAACCAGGGCGGCGATGATGGAGGTAGGAGCCAGGGTGACCGGGGCGCAGGTGTGGATCCGGAAGGCTGCAGTGGAGCCAGAGCGAcagaggaccaaggtggagctggagggagggaggagcccaTGGAGCCAGAAGGATGGAGGGATGAGGTGAAGCCGGAGaatatttctttgtttggtCAGGTATTCTGTCACGATACTGCATTGGAGAACAGGCACGGAGATGAAGGTTAACAGTCTTTTAACTGTTTTAACTGGGGGGAAtaaattaagtgcatttttcttAATACCTGACCTTGCCTGCACACGGACAGGGTGCACAGCTGTTCGCGAGCCCTTCTGATGACGAAAATTACGTAATGCGGACGGTGCACGGACGCGAATGGCCAAAGTATACTTTGGCTTTTAGACTGGGCTTGAAATTATACATTTCCTAACCAGTACAATGTGTTTAGCAGGTGAGCCATGATGACTACTGCTGCTTGCTATTGCTAACTCCCTCTACCACATCGCTTTACTTAAGGAAACCTAAAACACCCTAGTACCCCTAATGGTAAGGAAGAAAACTGCCTACAAAATTCTTATTAACAAGCTCATGTCTGTTACATCTCAAATATGGCTCATGAGATCCACTTTTCTacagaatttagctccaactttgatcaaactcacccacctgtgattttctaaagatcctgaagacatgctcaggtgtgtttgattaagaaTAGAACTAAACTCGAAAATTAATCTCGTGAGCCAtatttgaggatccctggccTATATGAAACAACAGGTTCTGAAAAGGTCTCGTTTGGTTTGAGCCATTCCAGTTCaattgagtggctaaagaatgGCCAGTCAATATTGTTTGTATTCTCCTAGTTGCATTACAGGGCTTCCTACACAAAACCTGTATGGGCCCAAAGGATACAAAAGTTGGTCTGGGCCCGAATGAGCTGTATAATCATGTGATTAATGTGGGTAGTCCTCTAATGTGGTCGTTTAGTCAATGTAGGCTTATGTCACAGACTGATGGGTCTTATGGCAGCAGCGTTCTTCGACTTGATCAGTCTGTTGCTCCTTCGTCAGCCCTCCTTGGGAGGTTCCTCTCAGGCCCAACCTATTAACTCAGGCCGAGGGTATGATTTGGCACCCTCGCCTGGACTTATGGAGGCTGTGGGTGTGTCCCCTGAGCAGAGTGCATTGATGTGTTCTGGTCTCTCAGCTGAGATTACCGAAACTATCTTGAGCTCCAGGGCCCCTACTACGAGGTGCCTATACACCCTTAATTTAAAGGGTTTCACTTCTTGGTGCAAGCTGTGCAACCTAGACCCAATTCATAGGACTGTATCTCCAATATTGGAGTTCTCTTTCAAACAATCGCTTGGTATCTCACTATGGGAAATGTCCCAGGCGTGATAGACTATGGAAGCACCAATCAGAGCTCTTGACAAGGAGCCCACCCCCTCCCTTTATATACAACTGTGATCCCCGAAGCTTTCTCTGTTCTCTTCCCCGTGAAGACTTTCCTTCAGCACCTAGGCTGTGCTGCTCTCAGTTCGTAAACGTACCGTCAAGGTTGATGTTGACAAACGCAGTACAGTCAAAAGAAAGAATCTGTTGTGGATTCTCTGCTCGTTGCTGAGCTTCTTTGCTTCACTGTTATTAGCTGTGTGTATTGGCATCGCTTGGCCTGTTACTCCTGGGGATCCAGGAGTTAAACAGGATATCTATGACGGGAAAAGGCTCCCTTCCCGCCTTCCCCAGGCGAAGCAACTGCTTCCCGCTTTGCCGGCGTGCATTGCAGAGATGAAATGTTCACAGGATAAACCCTTTTCTCATCGCGTGCCCATCAAGGGTTACTCGTCTCTCGATGTGAGTGAAATGGAGGGGCTTGGGCTTTTTTTTACCagaaaatggtaacactttattttgatagtccactttagacattctactaacaacaagtaactttgcaactacatgtcaactagcagtcattagagtattagtagactatctgcttaatattttctaacactttattttgatgggtccacaacatactacatactgagtatgagaaactttgcaagtataacAGTTcataaccctaaacctaacctaacagtctactctgagagttagtagacatgtagctgcaaattaatgagaattagttgacatgtagttgacatgtagttacaaagttacttatagttagtagaatatctaaagtggactatcaaaataaagtgtaaccgaaaaTGTATAAGTCTTTGGCACTAGCAGTGAGGGCACTTAACGTCACTTCACTGTTGATGGCCTACCAAGCTGAATTACTAGAGGAGGTGGGCACACAGCTGGATGCCGGTAATCCAAACCTGGTGGTCTGGGAGAAGATCTGCGACTTGCAGGTGCAAAGCTGCGGCTGTACCATGGCCCTCGCAGGTGAGAGGTCGCTGTGGCTAAATCTCTTGAGCATTGGTGACAGGGAGAAATTGGATTTTACTCCGCTAGATTCGAGTGGGCTGTTCAGCCCGGCTGTTGCAGCATTGAGACAGAGGTGTGACCTCCAGAAGAAGGAAGGAGAGGCGTTTCACATCTGTCTGCCCGTAAAAGAGCATCCTGTCCTCCAGTTCCTCTGTGGCCTGTTCCTCCTACACAGAGGTTTTTGAATGTGTCCAGAACTGATAAACCCCAGAGCACAGAGCAGGTGACTCGTCCCCCCACTGCTCCGAACGCTAAGCCATGGGGAAAGCAGTCATTCATGGC includes:
- the LOC131547714 gene encoding olfactory receptor 1M1-like, coding for MSSIHSNSSAKVAFVRPATFFINGFFNIPQAKYYYVFLSLVYVVTVLGNSFIMCIIYLAHRLHTAKYIAVFHLALSDLCGSSALIPKVIDTFLFEHQDISYEACLIYMFFVYHFMNLQSLTILVLAYDRLVAICFPLRYHAIVTKPAMFLIIGVIWIFSVTFFSVLVSSVNRLCFCGSNVLDSYFCDYGPIYRIACNDNSLNILLGKICYSLLIFTPLILIFISYFCIALVLFKIPHGVDRIKAIKTCTSHLMLVAIFYIPILSNNIASIITPLHPNARIINNSLTQTIPPMLNPIIYTLKTEEVMQSIKELYKRSKVNATTERRVKCSRRI